From the Tripterygium wilfordii isolate XIE 37 chromosome 6, ASM1340144v1, whole genome shotgun sequence genome, one window contains:
- the LOC120000265 gene encoding uncharacterized protein LOC120000265: protein MNFLMRSGHQAPVEQVPSVKEPLVDRQYVSRPSTTLEGLIAEYPFPQYSIPEERNGETHGVGGENGSSAGSSSKNDSVAVDNHSDVLEEDGWITIPKNELPDDWNNAPDIHSLRSLDRPFVFAGEQVHILACLSAYKQDTEIITPFKVAAMMSKNSSGQSPEKQNGEVKNGWNSVSGEKRASPDGQVADENCENPPKLKTDPLKDISASESILRMEDHRRQTEMLLQRFKDSHFFVRIAESGELLWSKKDASKGSPESLGISGQRSAGNGINAIIDTGKFDANVSGGVARNTIQCYSLSSGDIVVLLQVNIGVNYLSEPIIEILQFEKFVERNMSSENQENLVRANDDPCRDLLKWLLPLDNTLPPPARSLSPPPLSSSTVISGASQKPTLSASSGSQLFSFGHFRSYSMSSLPQNTPPSATPVKAQSSKPSFDLEDWDHYLSQKFLKNQRTGSEGLLSFRGVSLERERFSVRCGLEGIYIPGRRWRRKIEIIQPVEIHSFAADCNAEDLICVRIKNISPAHAPDIVVYIDAISIVFEEAAKGGAPSSLPIACIEAGNEHSLPNLALRKGEEHSFILKPAPCMWKTLKVNGEKGSWLKNLHLPSSTVEGRRIASSEDRYAIMVSCRCNYTESRLFFKQPTSWRPRISRDIMISVASEMSGESSGSNGRVSQLPVQVLTLQASNLTSDDLTLTVLAPASFTSPPTVGSLSSSPSSPLSPFINVSEFPGQVTGDRYGTAMQRLNSAPPAIESERQAGDNDVRSASFVEQSTPVSDVINSGLGCTHLWLQSRIPLGCVPSKSTATIKLELLPLTDGIITLDTLQIEVKEKGLTYIPEHSLKINATSSISTGIV from the exons ATGAATTTCTTGATGCGGTCTGGCCATCAGGCACCAGTAGAACAGGTTCCTTCTGTTAAGGAACCTTTGGTGGACAGACAATATGTGTCAAGACCTAGTACCACTCTGGAGGGTCTCATAGCCGAATATCCATTCCCACAGTATTCTATCCCCGAAGAACGTAATGGAGAGACCCATGGAGTTGGGGGTGAAAATGGAAGCTCTGCAGGTTCTTCTTCTAAGAATGACTCTGTTGCCGTAGATAACCACTCAGATGTTTTGGAAGAAGATGGATGGATTACTATTCCAAAGA ATGAACTTCCAGATGATTGGAACAATGCACCGGATATACATTCATTGCGTTCACTAGACCGCCCCTTTGTTTTCGCTG GTGAACAAGTACATATCCTGGCATGCTTGTCAGCATATAAGCAGGATACAGAAATTATTACTCCATTTAAAGTTGCTGCTATGATGAGCAAAAATAGTAGTGGACAAAGCCCTGAGAAACAAAACGGAGAAGTTAAAAATGGGTGGAACTCAGTGTCGGGAGAGAAGAGGGCGAGTCCAGATGGTCAAGTCGCTGATGAGAATTGTGAAAATCCACCAAAATTGAAGACAGATCCACTGAAGGATATTTCTGCTAGTGAATCTATTCTTCGAATGGAAGATCACAGAAGACAAACGGAAATGTTGCTGCAAAGATTTAAGGACTCCCATTTCTTTGTTAGAATTGCTGAGTCTGGTGAGCTTCTTTGGTCAAAAAAAGATGCTTCTAAAGGGTCTCCAGAATCTCTTGGAATTAGTGGTCAGAGGTCTGCAGGAAATGGAATTAATGCAATTATTGACACAGGAAAATTTGATGCTAATGTCTCTGGTGGAGTGGCTAGAAATACTATCCAGTgttactctctctctagtgGAGATATAGTG GTGCTTTTACAAGTGAATATTGGTGTTAATTATTTGAGTGAACCCATCATTGAGATTTTACAATTTGAGAAATTTGTGGAGAGAAATATGTCTTCTGAGAACCAGGAAAATTTAGTCAGAGCAAATGATGATCCATGCAGAGATTTGTTGAAGTGGTTGCTTCCTTTAGATAATACTCTTCCTCCTCCAGCTCGTTCTTTATCCCCACCGCCTTTAAGTTCCAGCACAGTGATTAGTGGTGCATCTCAAAAGCCTACTTTATCTGCCTCTTCTGGATCTCAGCTCTTTTCTTTTGGCCATTTTAGAAGTTACTCCATGTCATCACTGCCTCAAAATACTCCTCCATCCGCCACACCTGTGAAAGCCCAAAGCTCTAAACCAAGCTTTGATCTCGAAGATTGGGATCACTATTTATCTCAGAAGTTTCTGAAGAATCAAAGAACTGGGAGTGAAGGACTTTTATCTTTTCGAGGTGTGTCACTGGAACGAGAAAGATTTTCTGTTCGTTGTGGGTTGGAAGGCATCTATATTCCAGGAAGAAGATGGAGGaggaaaattgaaataattCAACCAGTAGAAATTCATTCTTTTGCTGCTGACTGCAATGCAGAGGACCTTATTTGTGTTCGTATAAAG AACATTTCTCCTGCACATGCACCAGATATTGTAGTTTATATAGATGCCATATCAATTGTCTTTGAGGAGGCTGCAAAAGGTGGAGCACCATCATCATTACCAATAGCATGTATTGAAGCTGGAAACGAGCACTCTCTGCCAAATTTAGCTCTCAG GAAAGGTGAAGAGCATTCTTTTATTCTTAAACCAGCACCTTGTATGTGGAAAACTCTCAAGGTTAATGGTGAAAAAGGTTCTTGGTTGAAAAACTTGCACCTTCCCTCCAGTACTGTTGAAGGAAGGAGGATTGCTTCAAGTGAGGATCGATATGCAATTATGGTATCTTGTCGGTGCAACTACACTG AGTCAAGATTATTTTTCAAGCAGCCAACTAGTTGGCGACCACGTATTTCAAGGGATATTATGATCTCTGTTGCATCTGAAATGTCAGGAGAATCGTCTGGATCCAATGGAAGAGTCTCTCAACTTCCAGTTCAG GTGTTAACTCTTCAGGCTTCAAATTTGACGTCGGATGACCTAACTTTGACAGTTCTTGCTCCAGCATCATTTACTTCACCTCCCACAGTGGGGTCATTGAGTTCTTCACCATCATCGCCATTGAGTCCGTTCATTAATGTTTCAGAGTTCCCTGGACAAGTAACTGGTGACAGATATGGCACGGCAATGCAGAGGCTGAATTCTGCCCCCCCAGCAATAGAGAGTGAGAGACAAGCTGGTGATAATGATGTTCGATCTGCTTCTTTTGTTGAGCAGTCTACTCCTGTATCTGATGTCATCAATAGTGGTTTGGGTTGCACGCATTTGTGGCTACAGAGTAGAATTCCATTGGG GTGTGTTCCTTCTAAATCTACTGCTACCATCAAACTTGAGCTGCTTCCATTAACAGATGGAATAATTACACTCGACACTTTGCAGATTGAAGTTAAGGAGAAAG GTCTGACCTATATTCCAGAGCATTCTCTAAAGATAAATGCTACTTCCAGCATTTCCACAGGAATTGTATAG
- the LOC119999626 gene encoding probable serine/threonine-protein kinase PIX7, which produces MKIALGAAKGLAFLHEEAERPVIYRDFKTSNILLDADYNAKLSDFGLAKDGPEGDKTHVSTRVMGTYGYAAPEYVMTGHLTSKSDVYSFGVVLLEMLTGRRSMDKNRPNGEHNLVEWARPHLGERRRFYRLIDPRLEGHFSIKGAQKAAQLVTHCLSRDPKVRPLMSEVVEALKPLPNLKDMASSSYYFQTLQADRIVSSPNARNGILTQAGSMSRNGQQLRSLSIPNDAHASPHQSPKPNGKPQALVR; this is translated from the exons ATGAAAATTGCCCTAGGTGCAGCAAAGGGTCTTGCCTTTCTTCATGAAGAAGCAGAAAGACCGGTGATATATCGTGATTTTAAAACCTCAAACATCCTATTAGATGCA GACTACAATGCCAAGCTTTCTGATTTTGGACTTGCCAAAGACGGCCCTGAGGGGGATAAAACCCATGTCTCAACCCGTGTAATGGGAACATATGGTTATGCTGCGCCAGAATATGTGATGACTG GACATCTTACATCAAAGAGTGATGTCTACAGTTTCGGTGTAGTTCTACTTGAAATGTTGACTGGTAGGAGATCTATGGACAAGAACCGTCCTAATGGGGAGCATAACCTTGTTGAATGGGCTCGTCCCCACCTGGGAGAACGAAGAAGATTCTACAGATTGATTGACCCTCGTCTGGAAGGCCATTTTTCAATAAAAGGTGCCCAGAAAGCTGCACAGCTTGTCACTCATTGTCTTAGCCGTGATCCCAAAGTTAGGCCTCTTATGAGTGAAGTTGTTGAagctttgaagcctctgcccaACCTCAAGGACATGGCAAGCTCATCTTACTATTTTCAGACCTTGCAGGCTGACCGAATCGTGTCCAGTCCAAATGCTAGAAATGGCATTCTAACACAAGCAGGGTCTATGTCGAGGAATGGTCAGCAACTGAGGAGCCTTTCTATACCCAACGACGCCCATGCTTCTCCACATCAATCACCAAAACCCAATGGCAAACCCCAAGCATTGGTTCGCTGA